The following coding sequences lie in one Silene latifolia isolate original U9 population chromosome 5, ASM4854445v1, whole genome shotgun sequence genomic window:
- the LOC141656613 gene encoding mitochondrial ATP-independent inner membrane protease subunit 1a-like: MLWGQWCNIAKEAAARTFLVAKFLCLLHVTDTYLVSTSIVHGPSMLPTLNMRGDVILMDKLSHRFGKVNAGDVVFVKSPQNPDRFLTKRVLGLEGDVVSFDTRSGIFKSLVVPTGHVWIQGDNIYASNDSRHFGAVPYGLIQGKALCRIWPLAEFGMLGP; the protein is encoded by the exons ATGTTGTGGGGACAATGGTGCAACATAGCCAAGGAAGCAGCTGCTCGAACGTTCCTGGTTGCCAAATTCCTGTGTCTACTTCATGTCACCGACACCTACCTCGTCTCTACCTCCATT GTACATGGGCCAAGCATGCTACCAACGCTGAACATGAGAGGGGATGTTATATTGATGGATAAATTGTCGCATAGATTTGGGAAAGTGAACGCTGGAGATGTTGTGTTTGTCAAATCCCCACAAAACCCAGATAGGTTTTTGACCAAACGTGTGTTGGGATTGGAGGGTGATGTTGTTTCCTTCGATACTCGCTCCGGTATCTTTAAGTCGTTGGTG GTACCTACAGGGCATGTTTGGATACAAGGAGACAACATTTATGCATCAAACGATTCACGGCACTTCGGTGCAGTTCCATATGGTCTTATTCAAGGCAAAGCATTGTGTCGG ATATGGCCGCTTGCGGAATTTGGTATGCTGGGACCATGA